A genomic window from Brassica oleracea var. oleracea cultivar TO1000 chromosome C8, BOL, whole genome shotgun sequence includes:
- the LOC106310489 gene encoding auxin-responsive protein SAUR36-like — protein sequence MAEGVGKCSKIRHIVRLRQMLRRWRNKARLSSVSRSVPSDVPSGHVAVCVGSGCRRFVVRASYLNHPILSNLLVQAEEEYGFVNQGPLVIPCEESVFEEAIRFISRSNRCTCPEDLQKCHGGVTSKLDLLIESRPLLHGVVDKAVW from the coding sequence ATGGCCGAAGGTGTCGGAAAATGCAGCAAGATCCGCCACATTGTGAGGCTCAGGCAAATGCTCAGGCGATGGCGAAACAAAGCACGTTTATCTTCAGTCAGCCGTTCTGTGCCGTCGGATGTTCCATCTGGACACGTGGCGGTATGCGTGGGAAGTGGCTGCAGGAGATTCGTGGTGCGCGCGTCGTACCTGAACCATCCGATCCTGAGTAATCTACTTGTCCAAGCTGAGGAGGAGTACGGTTTCGTTAACCAGGGGCCGCTGGTTATCCCCTGTGAAGAATCGGTTTTCGAGGAAGCTATCCGGTTTATTTCCCGGTCGAACCGGTGTACTTGTCCCGAAGATCTCCAGAAATGCCACGGAGGGGTCACAAGCAAGCTTGATCTTTTGATCGAATCTCGACCGTTGCTTCACGGGGTCGTCGATAAAGCCGTCTGGTGA